From one Drosophila subpulchrella strain 33 F10 #4 breed RU33 chromosome 3L, RU_Dsub_v1.1 Primary Assembly, whole genome shotgun sequence genomic stretch:
- the LOC119554834 gene encoding uncharacterized protein LOC119554834 encodes MERENYDAEYFERALARAYGCEKLRVENFHIEVVSQKGEHFCSVIYRVALDFRRSPGGDLESGRYVLKDLLPVAAELGTNEKDMFEQLLPAMSAILENAPKEIGEHKLSADCLLAETSTGKEIYILEDLCALGYGSFDRYKGLSVDEAKICLSKLAQFHGASKVLFQNQPELVAKLSPSHYAKGLSDPFAKSLILDATEYAAEVFAEELPEISKKMKAQIPEAYSRRMQNVVDPKKSSLNAVVHGDPWLNNIMFDSANKKAVLIDFQNCYWGSPAIDLYFLFFTSIKHEILVNNMDNLVNHYFNCLQETLKHCGFKGPQPTLDQLKDEMHRCLLYGYYAVTCELPIACASPEASADFGVHTFGDRDAMLKKRQQLFTSERVRQTIKAWLPVFDQQGVLETP; translated from the exons ATGGAGCGGGAAAACTACGATGCGGAATATTTCGAGCGAGCTTTGGCGAGAGCATACGGTTGCGAAAAGCTGCGTGTGGAAAACTTTCACATCGAGGTGGTGAGCCAGAAGGGCGAGCACTTTTGCAGCGTCATCTACCGGGTGGCGTTGGACTTCCGGAGGTCTCCCGGTGGTGATCTTGAATCAGGAAGATATGTTCTCAAAGATCTGCTGCCCGTCGCCGCTGAGTTGGGAACAAATGAAAAGGATATGTTCGAGCAGCTCCTGCCAGCGATGTCGGCTATCCTCGAAAACGCCCCAAAGGAGATTGGCGAGCACAAACTGAGTGCAGA TTGCTTGCTAGCCGAGACCTCTACGGGAAAGGAGATCTACATTCTGGAGGATCTGTGTGCCCTGGGATACGGGTCTTTCGATCGCTATAAGGGCCTAAGCGTGGATGAAGCCAAGATTTGCTTGAGTAAATTGGCTCAGTTCCACGGGGCTTCCAAGGTCTTATTCCAGAATCAACCCGAATTGGTGGCTAAACTTTCACCTTCTCATTATGCCAAGGGACTATCAGATCCTTTCGCCAAGTCTCTCATCCTAGATGCTACCGAATATGCAGCAGAAGTTTTTGCCGAGGAACTGCCGGAAATATCTAAGAAAATGAAGGCTCAAATACCAGAAGCATATTCGCGGAGAATGCAAAATGTTGTCGATCCCAAAAAGTCTTCTTTAAATGCAGTTGTCCACGGAGATCCCTGGTTAAATAACATCATGTTTGATTCAGCTAACAAAAAGGCAGTCCTT ATTGACTTTCAGAACTGTTATTGGGGCAGCCCGGCCATTGacctttatttcctttttttcacCAGCATAAAGCATGAAATACTAGTGAACAATATGGATAATCTTGTGAATCACTACTTCAACTGCCTCCAGGAGACATTAAAACATTGTGGATTTAAAGGACCACAGCCCACGCTTGATCAACTAAAGGATGAGATGCATCGATGTCTGCTGTACGGCTATTATGCAGTTACCTGCGAACTACCCATTGCTTGTGCCTCCCCTGAGGCAAGTGCCGATTTTGGGGTTCACACCTTTGGAGATCGGGATGCTATGCTCAAGAAACGCCAGCAATTATTTACCAGCGAGCGAGTGCGACAGACAATCAAGGCCTGGCTGCCGGTGTTTGATCAGCAGGGTGTTCTAGAGACACCTTAA